A window of Solanum stenotomum isolate F172 chromosome 3, ASM1918654v1, whole genome shotgun sequence contains these coding sequences:
- the LOC125859706 gene encoding uncharacterized protein LOC125859706, which produces MVSFKFIKDFLQCTEESTYWIAIKIVCLELGHKWSYLACKKCITKVDPMGDKYYCLKCNVEVISVIHRYRLQIHVTDETGFISLLLWNKEVLQLIGKTAKGLKEGLIGDADNGYPTELDTLIEKKLMFKVQIKDSNINKNDNVYKVVKFIDDEALLKEYCHPSLIHSLTEASLDCEQSIDEDKLIETPIKNSISDCVSSQTEDVIDLTKKIYPNNGKQVGVRPTHADDEGLNVKLPSNKLRKVIKNEKKA; this is translated from the exons ATGGtgtcttttaaatttattaaagatTTCCTTCAATGCACTGAA GAGTCTACCTATTGGATTGCTATAAAGATTGTTTGTTTGGAACTTGGTCACAAATGGTCATACTTGGCTTGCAAGAAGTGTATCACAAAGGTTGATCCAATGGGAGACAAATATTATTGCTTAAAATGCAATGTTGAAGTTATATCAGTTATTCACAG GTATCGACTTCAAATTCATGTTACTGATGAAACTGGATTTATATCATTATTGTTGTGGAATAAAGAGGTTCTACAACTAATTGGAAAGACTGCCAAGGGATTGAAGGAAGGATTAATAGGAGATGCTGACAATGGTTATCCCACAGAACTTGATACTTTGATTGAGAAAAAGCTCATGTTTAAAGTCCAGATTAAGGATTCAAACATTAACAAGAATGATAATGTCTACAAAGTAGTTAAGTTCATTGATGATGAAGCATTACTAAAGGAATATTGTCATCCTTCTCTTATACACAGTTTGACT GAGGCATCCCTTGATTGTGAACAGAGCATTGATGAAGATAAACTAATTGAG ACACCTATCAAGAATAGCATTTCAGATTGTGTTTCTTCACAAACAGAAGATGTGATTGATTTGACTAAAAAGATATATCCCAATAATGGCAAACAAGTTGGAGTTCGGCCAACACATGCAGATGATGAGGGATTAAATGTCAAACTACCATCTAACAAGTTACGCAAAGTTATAAAGAATGAGAAAAAGGCATAA